A window of Candidatus Nezhaarchaeota archaeon genomic DNA:
GTCACTGAGAACTACAGGGTCCTAGACTACCCAGACTTAGTGCTAGCGGTAGCTGACGTGGTAGCTGAGATCGTTAGGCAGTACGACGAGGCTGGGGCTAGGCTAATAACTATAGACGAGCCCGTGCTACCCTACGCCGTCCAAGCGGGGCTTAGTGAAGACGACGCTCTCGAGGCGCTGGAGAGGGCTGCCAAGGGCTTCTCTAGGGCGATCCCGTCGCTCCACTGCTGTGGCTACGTAAGGCCCGTGGCTCAGCTTCTTCTCCAGTGCAGGATTCCCGTGCTAAGCCTCGCGTTTAAGGCTGAGCTGCGCAACCTAGAGGCCTATGCGCGTAGGGACCTCGAGGCCCACGACAAGATCCTAGGGCTAGGATGCGTAGACACGAACCCAGACCCAGGCCTAATGCTAGACGTAGCCGCTGGAAGGAGGCCGTGGACCACGGCGGTTGAGAGCGTGGAGGAGGTGGAGGCTTTCATAGAAAAGGCGGGTGGGATCTTCAGCCTAGAGAGGCTGCTCATACACCCAGACTGCGGCTTCGCTGGGCTGAAGAGCTACTTTAAGGACGACACGGGCCAGCTAATAGCGAAGGGGAAGCTTAGGTCGATGGTTGAGGCGGCCAGGCGCCTTAGGGCGAAGCTCAGATCCTAGGCCCTTCAGCGTGGAAAGTTAATTAAGTTCCAGCCCTGAGAAGAACCCTAGGTGGCTGCGCTATGCAGCTTAGTACAGGCCTCGTAATAGCTGGGGGGTACGCAGACAAGGTGAAGAAGGCCATGTTCGCCCAGCTGAGGGAGGAGATCTCTAGGGGAGGGGTGGATCAAAGAGAGGTGGCTAAAGCTACGGCTGAGCTAAACCGGCTCCTCTACAAGGTGATAGTTGACAAGCTGAAGTCCGACAAAGGCGACGTGGTTAGGGCGAGGGTAGACTACGACGTGGTCGACGGCAAGATAGAGCTTAAGCTAGGCTCGCTCAAGGTGGAATACTTTAAGCGCGTGCCTGACGAGGAGGTCGCTAAGATAGTTGAAGAGGCTGTAGCTGAGTATGAAAGGGAAAGAGAGGCGGCCTTCGAGGTGGAGGAGGTGGCCACTACTGCTATTGGCGACCGGCTGTTTAGAGTCCTACTTATGGGGAGGGAGGTGGGGGTTATTGTCGCCACTCCTCTAGACGACGGAACCGTACTCAGAGGCTCCCTACTAGAGCCTAGGCCGGTGATATTGAGAGGTAGGCTACCCGTCTCTGAGAACTTAGAGGAGGCCTTGAGGAGGCAGCTACCTTCTCTAGTAGCGGCTAGTAAGGAGGTAAGCGTCAAAGAAGCCTCGAGCGCGGTGGAGAAGCTTAAGGCATTAGCGAGTAGCTAGCTCTAAGTGCTCCACCTTAAGGCTCGGTAGCTCTAAGAGGGCCACCGTGGCCCTCCCCGTCAAGTAGCCGCAGGCCTCCCCAGGGTTCACTACTAGCGCCTCGCGCACCTTCTCAGCCCTGGGCCTATGGGTGTGCCCGTGGACCACTACGTCGTAGTCCCTGCACTTAGCCAATGCTTCCACGAGCTCGAGCGGGGAGCCGTGTAGGAGGGCTATCCTCACCCCCTCCAGCTCGAGCGTGGCCAGTAGGCCCCTAATCTCCCCAAGCTCAGCGTAGCGCTCCTTCAGGAGCTCCCTGTCTCCATCCACATTTCCATAGACGCCAATGAGGCGGCAGCGCAGGCCCTTGAAGGCGAGCGCAGTAAACGGGGCCACGTAGTCCCCTGCATGGAGTACTAAGCCCACGCTCGCCTCGTTGAATACCTCAACGGCCCTCCTAATCGCCTCCAGCCTGTCGTGAGTGTCTGAGACTAGGCCCACGAGCAACCTGGACACCGGCGTTAAGGCTGAGCCCCGAGGAATTTAGGCTCTCCTCTGGCTCGAGCTGCCGTGGAGCTGTACTACCGTCGCCTTGGTAACACGTACTGATGGCGGCTTCAATCTCAGTCCACCCATAGCCGTCTCGCGGAGTGGTATGCGTCTAGAGATACACTGCTTCCGAGGCAGCATTGGGCCTTCAGGGGCTTGACACTAGCCTGAGAAGCCTAGCTGAGCTACTCGGCTAGAGTTACTCTACAAAGAAGGCGATAAGGCTCAGAGAGAGGGTGACTGTTTAGCAACACTAATTATCAGCAGGATCAATATAATCAATATACTTTTAGTAGGGTTCTGCCTAAGCCGCTTAAGACGTTTCGCATCGCTAACTCCCACGCGAATGGATCATCTTCGTCACGTACAGACTGCAATTACCCTCAGAGCCTCGGACGCTAATTCCCATGCTGAAGTTTCGCGTGACCTTCGCCTCCATCGTCTTGTAACATAGTTATGACCTTCGGAGTTAGGAGCGCTACCTTGCGCTGCACCCCTTAGAGAGGAGCCGAGAGCGAAAACGCTTGGGGCTTTGCATCAGCCATGTATAAGTGTCTCAGTATCCACGGAGAGGGAATTGAAAGTAAGCGCAGCTTTGAAGGCGTTGACTTAGCTAGGAACAGGCGTGAGAAGCGTAAGCATGGGTGAGCGTGAGCCCTTAGCTTAGGCCAGGCGGTCAAGTAGCTTAGGCTATAAGCAGCCTCAGCGAGCTTAAAACTGGGGCCTCCTTGAGCGAGGATCCGTTTGAGAGGATCCTTCAGAGGTACCTAGAGGCGGTCAAATCCATGGGGGGGAGGGCTAGCTTCAACGCTATTGTTGAGTGGGCGAGCCGTGAAGAGCTAGGCTCCTCCATAGTCGCAGCTGTCGTCTTAAACGAGCTGGTCGCTAGAGGCTTGTTAAGGGCCCCCGAGGGGCTTATGGAGGTCGAGGGGCTCCAGGACCTAAAGGCCCCGGTGGTTGTTGAGCTGCCGGCAGCCCAGCCCGCTAGCTTAGCTAAGGATGCAGCAGTAGCAGCAAAGCCTCCTCCAGTAGAGGAGGTTGTCGAGGAGGATCTTAAGGCCGCGGCCTCCTACTTAAGCGAGTACTGGAGCGTAGGTGAGATTAGGTTTCTAGACGACTTGAGGCTAATGGGCGTCAAGGACCCTCAGAGGGTGCTGAGGAGGCTTCTCGAGCTAGGCTACGTAGAGCGTACTTCGAGCGGAGTGATTAACGCCACTAGCAAGCTGCCTAGGGTTAAGCGTAGAGCGCCTTCCCTAGCCGACTTCATTTAGTACTGCTACTGCTTAGCTAGCTGGCGCGTAGACGAGGGTCCTCGGGCTCTTCGCGACTAGCTTAATTAGCCCCCTGGCCTCCACGTCCCTCAGCAGCATCTTAGCGACGCTGAGCTTGACGTTCAGCCTAGAGGCCACGGTGAAGGGGGTGATGTAACCAGCGCTCGAGGCCTCTTTAGCTATAGCCTCCACTTGCTGCTTAGAGGCAGTCAGTATCTTAGCGCTTCGATCCCTCTCAGCCTTCTCCTCGCGCCTCTTACGCTCCCTCTCAGCTTTCTCGCGCTCCCTCTTCTCCCTTAGCTTCTGCTGCTTCTCCATCTGAGAGATGGACTTCTTCTTAGTCCCCCCCACTCTAGGCCACCGAGCCTCTCTACTCTAAGCGGGTCTTTATAAGGGCGGCTACTCATCCGGTGAAGATTCGCAGGATGGCGGTAGCTAGCGTAGAGAGGAGGAGGATGAGGAGGATTATTACCCCGGCTAGCTTAGAGAGCCTCCTGGCCATAGGCAATTAATGAGCTAAGCCCCCGCTTAAAGCTTACCTGCAGCCATTAGGGCCCAGGCCTTAGCGGCCCCCTACACCCTGATCTTAATCGAGGCGAGGGCGCACTCCCGCCCAGCTACTACCTCTACTTCTAGCCTCTCGCACGCAGGGCACTTAGCTAGAGGGATCACTAACTGAGCGGCGGGCCCACCGATTGGCGAAGGAGGCCCCTCGTAGCCGCAGCTCCTACACTTAACCTTGGCCTTAACCACCTCTACGATAAGCTCCGCGCCCTGAGCCTCCGTCCCCTCGGCCAAGGCCTCAAAGGCGAGCTTGAGCTGCTCTGGGTTTAGGTGCGTTAGCTCGCCGATCCTTATGGTAACAGCTAGCACCTTAACAGCCCCCCTACTTCTAGCTACGTCTAGCGCCGCAGACAGCATAGACTGCACCACCGAGAGCTCGTGCAACCCGCTGGCCTCGAGGGGCTGATGCTAGCTCTAGGGGCCCCTTATTTAGCGCATCCTGCTCGTAGTCTAATCCTAGCTAGAGAGCTGTCGAGAGAAAAAGCACTGAGTTAGAGGGCCTCGACGGAGACCTTCAGGGCCTCCCCCTTCTTAACGTCGCTGCTGGCGGTAAGCTCCCTGTCTAAGTCCCAGATCTTCAGTATCCTCCATAGGCTACAGGCCTCTCCTCTCCTAGAGCCTAGGTCGGCTATGGTCTCAAAGGCCTCGAACTTAGCGACGTTGACCTTAATGCTGGCCCCCGTGGGCACGTCTACCTTAGAGGTGAAGGTCCTCTTACGCTCCTCCAGCGTGAAGAGGTCTGAGAGCCTTACCCTACCTCCCTTCTTAACGTCCACCGCTGCCTTTAGCTCGATCGAGCCCACCTCCCGCACCCCAAGCACCCCGCTAAGCGTATCGCTGTACACACCACGGGGGCTACCTCCATATTTAAACGTATTAGACGCGTATAGTATGGAGCGGCGCCTTCTTCGTACAGGCCTCCACGTACTGCTTCATAGAGCAGCGGCCCAGCGTTGAGGAGCCTCTTGCTCAACGTGCTTCCTAAGCGGCCCGAGGAGGAGCAGGGATATTGAGAGCAGCGCGGCCATGGAGGCGGCGAAGAGGGCGTAAGGAGAGCCTTTGTAGATAAGGCCTCCTACGTACGGAGCTGGGAAGGAGGAGAGCATAGTAACAGCCTGCGAAATAGACATCCACCTCGCCCTCGCGTGCCTCGGTGCGAGGGGCCCTACGGTGGCGCTCATCAGCGGCCACGTCGCGTAGGAGGCGCCTAGAAGTAGGGCCGCTGCTAATAGTACGTAGAGGCTCCCCGTCAACATTAGCAAGGCTAGCGAGGAGGAGCAGAGGAGCAGGGAGGTCGTTAAGGCGTACCTCCTCCCGTACTTATCCCCCAGCCTACCTAGAGCTACTCCTAGCGTAGCTGAGCCTATGAACGAGGCTGAGCCTACCAACCCTACTTGGAAGCTTGTGTAGGAGTAGGCCTCCGTGAGGAAGACGGGGATGAGCTGGTGGAACATGGAGTTGATGAAGGAGATCGAGGAGAAGAGGGCTAAGAGGGCGAGGAAGCCCTTAGACTTAAACATATCCTTGAACACGCAGCCCTCCCTCAGCGGCCTAGGAGGGGGCTGGCTGCTTATGGGCGCCAGCATTAAGCACGAGGCAGCGTAGAGCGTAAAGGCTGCGTAGAAGACTGCCTTAATCCCCAGGGCCTCAGCTAGAGCCCCGCCTACGGCCGGGGAGAAGGCGTAGCCCAACGACCATGAGGATGAGAGGGTTGCGAAGGTGGTGGCCAGCCTATCGCTACTAGTAGAGGATAGGACGTAGGCTGTGTAGGCGGGGCCGCTGAGCCAAAACCCCCAGAGGACCATGCCTATTAGCATCTGCCCCCAGTCCTCTGCGAGTGAGAATAGGAGAGGGGCTGGGAGCCAGGAGAGCCATCCAACCAGGATGACCTTCTTCCTATCGTACCTATCTGCCAACACGCCTCCAGCTAGGAGGGTTACCGCTGAGGCTAGGAACGAGGCAGTGTAAAGCGTCCCTACTTCTACAGCGCTGGCCCCTAGGTGCTTAGCTACGTAGTAGGGCACTAAGTAGAGGAGGAGGCCGTCCCCGAAGGCGCACGTAAGGTTGGACGCGTAAATTAGCCTCAGGTCTCTGCTTAGCGACTGGCCGAGGAGGTGTAGGTCTAAGGCGCGCTGGCGCTGCCTACGTACTATGCGCCGCCGCCTCCTTCCCTCTAGGCCCCTAGGCTAAGGAGACGCCTTCTCCCTCTGCATTGCCACTACGCCAGTTCTAGCTAGCTCCTTAATGCCGTAGCGCCTCATTATGTCTATGAAGGCGTCCACCTTATCGGGGTCTCCTAGGAGCTCTATTGTTAAGCTCTCAGGCGATACGTCGACTACGTGGCCCCTAAAGATCTCCACGAACTGCATTACGTCCGTCCTCGCCGACGAGTTCGGGGTGTGCACCTTCACCATGGCCAGCTCCCTCACTACCGCCGACTCCGGCCTAAGCCTACTTATCTTCACTACGTCTATTAGCTTCGCTAGCTGCTTAACTACCTGCTCCACCGCCTTCTCGTCCCCGGTCATGGTCATAGTTATCCTCGACACCCCCTCTACTTCAGTAGCACCCACGGTTATCGTGTCTATGTTAAACCCCCTCCTCCTGATCAGCGAGGACACTCTATGGAGGACTCCTGGCTTATCTTCGACAAACGCTAAGATTACGTGCTTAGTGCTCAGCGCCACCTGCCTCACCCCCACGTGATCTCGCTTAAGTCCCTGCCAGGTAGGACCATGGGGAACACCTTCTCCTCAGGGCTGACCGGGACGTCTATTACTGTAGTCACCTCCACCCTCATGGCCTCCTTAACAGCGGCCTCGAACTCCTCATAGGAGCCCACCCTCACCCCATGGGCCCCGAAGGCCTCGGCTAGCTTAACGAAATCGGGCACGGACTTAAGGTCGATCGCTATATGCCTCCCCCCGAACAGTAGGTCTTGCCACTGCCTCACCATCCCCAGCGAGGAGTTATTGAGCACGACCACCACCACTGGTATGTTCTCAGTGACGCTAGTAGCTAGGTCCTGCTCAGTCATAAGGAAGCTGCCGTCTCCGTCGAGGTCTACTACCACCCTGTCTGGCTTAGCTACTTTAGCTCCTAGCGCAGCTGGGAAGCCGAAGCCCATGGTTCCCAGGCCGCCGGAGGTTATGAAGGTCCTCGGCTCGTAGACCTCGAAGTTAATCGCGGCCCACATCTGATTCTGCCCTACCCCAGTCGTTAGGATAGCGTCGCGCGGCAGGAGCCTGCGGAGGAGCTTAACGATCCTAGGGGGCTTTATCCCCTCGCCGCTAGCCTCGTATAGGTCTTTAAACCTCTCCCTTAGCTCCTTGAGCTTCTTAATCCAAGCCGACTCCTCAGCCTTCCTAGCCGACGCGGAGGCCATGGCCTCCTTCAAGGCCGCCAGGGCCGCCTTAGCGTCGGCGACTATCGGCACGTCTACCTTCACGTTCTTCCCTATCTCAGCCGGGTCTACGTCTATGTGTATTACCTTGGCCTGCCTAGCGAAGGTGTCCAGCCTCCCAATAGACCTATCTGAGAACCTAGTGCCCACGGCCAGTATTACGTCCGCCTTCGTCACCGCGGCGTTCGCCTCGCCTCTCCCATGCATCCCTATCATTCCTAAGCAGAGGGGATGGTTCTCTGGGACGGACCCCTTCCCCATTAGCGTGGTCACGATCGGCATCATGAAGCCCTCGGCTAGCTCGAGCAGCTCCTTCGACGCGCCAGATATCGTAACGCCGCCCCCCGCTATAATGACGGGCTGCTCAGCCTTCAGTAGAAGCTCCGCGGCCTTCCTGACCTGCAGGGGGTGCGGGGGCTTAGTTATGACCTTAAGCCCCCTAATCTCAACCCTATCTGGGACCTCAAGCTCCCCCTCCTCTGTCTGCACGTCCCTAGGGAGGTCTACTAGTACTGGGCCAGGCCTTCCTGTAGTAGCTATCTGGAAGGCTGCCTTTAGCGCCACGGGTACTTCTTGAGCTGAGCGGGGCTGGAAGGTATACTTCGTTATCGGCGTAGTTATCCCGACGATATCTGCCTCTTGGAAAGCGTCCCTCCCTATCATAAACCTCGGCACCTGGCCAGTGATGGCTACGATGGGGGAGCTGTCCATGTACGCGTTAGTTATCCCAGTGACTAAGTTAGTGGCCCCCGGCCCGGAGGTGGCTGTACAGACGCCCACCTTCCCACTAGCCCTTGCGTACCCGTCAGCCATGTGGGCTACGCACTGCTCATGCCGGCCCAGTATGTAGCGCAGCCACCCCTCCTCAACCGCCACCCTAAGCTCGTCGTGCAGGGGAAGCGTAGCCCCCCCAGGTATACCGAAGATGACCTCAACCCTCTCTCTACGGAGCACCTCGACTGCAGCCTTAGCCCCGGTAGCCCTCACGGGGAGACCCCCTCCCTACTTCTAGCTGAGCAGGCAGCGTTATTGTGGTAGCTAATGCACTTGGAGGGTACCACCACTCATCCCAGGTACCTCTAGGCGGTTAGGCAGTTGAGGCTATTAAGCCTTGCGCGAGAATAGCAGGGCGTCTAGAAGCCGTGCGTAATAGCGCCTGGGGCGCTTAGAGAGGGCGCTGAGGTCTCTTAAGCCAGGCCCCGAAGGGAGCTTAGCAGTAGAGGGGCGCGGCTCTCTTAAAGGTATTGAGGGCGGCTCCTTAGCTAGCTTTGCTAAGCCCTTCTCCGTACACCCTCATCCTCAGCTCTCTATTGACCTCCTCTATGAAGGCGTCGGCTGCCGCGGGGCGCTTAGTCACTAGGCTGACGGCCACGAAGATCGCCGCGGTGATTAAGAGGCCCCAGACCGGGGGGCCGTGCTCCAGTGGAGATAGCCTGTAGTAGTATAGGAGGCCTGTGATCACCCCCCCAGCGATCATACTCGTAAGCGCGCCGGCGGCAGTGCCTCTCCTCCAGAAGAAGGCGCCTACGATAGCTGGCAGCTGCACTAAGAGGCCCCCTGAGGCCATGACGGCTAGGAG
This region includes:
- the hypA gene encoding hydrogenase maturation nickel metallochaperone HypA, translated to MHELSVVQSMLSAALDVARSRGAVKVLAVTIRIGELTHLNPEQLKLAFEALAEGTEAQGAELIVEVVKAKVKCRSCGYEGPPSPIGGPAAQLVIPLAKCPACERLEVEVVAGRECALASIKIRV
- a CDS encoding DUF2258 domain-containing protein, giving the protein MQLSTGLVIAGGYADKVKKAMFAQLREEISRGGVDQREVAKATAELNRLLYKVIVDKLKSDKGDVVRARVDYDVVDGKIELKLGSLKVEYFKRVPDEEVAKIVEEAVAEYEREREAAFEVEEVATTAIGDRLFRVLLMGREVGVIVATPLDDGTVLRGSLLEPRPVILRGRLPVSENLEEALRRQLPSLVAASKEVSVKEASSAVEKLKALASS
- the ilvB gene encoding biosynthetic-type acetolactate synthase large subunit, whose protein sequence is MRATGAKAAVEVLRRERVEVIFGIPGGATLPLHDELRVAVEEGWLRYILGRHEQCVAHMADGYARASGKVGVCTATSGPGATNLVTGITNAYMDSSPIVAITGQVPRFMIGRDAFQEADIVGITTPITKYTFQPRSAQEVPVALKAAFQIATTGRPGPVLVDLPRDVQTEEGELEVPDRVEIRGLKVITKPPHPLQVRKAAELLLKAEQPVIIAGGGVTISGASKELLELAEGFMMPIVTTLMGKGSVPENHPLCLGMIGMHGRGEANAAVTKADVILAVGTRFSDRSIGRLDTFARQAKVIHIDVDPAEIGKNVKVDVPIVADAKAALAALKEAMASASARKAEESAWIKKLKELRERFKDLYEASGEGIKPPRIVKLLRRLLPRDAILTTGVGQNQMWAAINFEVYEPRTFITSGGLGTMGFGFPAALGAKVAKPDRVVVDLDGDGSFLMTEQDLATSVTENIPVVVVVLNNSSLGMVRQWQDLLFGGRHIAIDLKSVPDFVKLAEAFGAHGVRVGSYEEFEAAVKEAMRVEVTTVIDVPVSPEEKVFPMVLPGRDLSEITWG
- a CDS encoding metallophosphoesterase, which codes for MSRLLVGLVSDTHDRLEAIRRAVEVFNEASVGLVLHAGDYVAPFTALAFKGLRCRLIGVYGNVDGDRELLKERYAELGEIRGLLATLELEGVRIALLHGSPLELVEALAKCRDYDVVVHGHTHRPRAEKVREALVVNPGEACGYLTGRATVALLELPSLKVEHLELATR
- a CDS encoding MFS transporter; this encodes MYASNLTCAFGDGLLLYLVPYYVAKHLGASAVEVGTLYTASFLASAVTLLAGGVLADRYDRKKVILVGWLSWLPAPLLFSLAEDWGQMLIGMVLWGFWLSGPAYTAYVLSSTSSDRLATTFATLSSSWSLGYAFSPAVGGALAEALGIKAVFYAAFTLYAASCLMLAPISSQPPPRPLREGCVFKDMFKSKGFLALLALFSSISFINSMFHQLIPVFLTEAYSYTSFQVGLVGSASFIGSATLGVALGRLGDKYGRRYALTTSLLLCSSSLALLMLTGSLYVLLAAALLLGASYATWPLMSATVGPLAPRHARARWMSISQAVTMLSSFPAPYVGGLIYKGSPYALFAASMAALLSISLLLLGPLRKHVEQEAPQRWAAAL
- the ilvN gene encoding acetolactate synthase small subunit, whose product is MGVRQVALSTKHVILAFVEDKPGVLHRVSSLIRRRGFNIDTITVGATEVEGVSRITMTMTGDEKAVEQVVKQLAKLIDVVKISRLRPESAVVRELAMVKVHTPNSSARTDVMQFVEIFRGHVVDVSPESLTIELLGDPDKVDAFIDIMRRYGIKELARTGVVAMQREKASP